The following DNA comes from Candidatus Nitrosotalea okcheonensis.
TGGAAGGTGCAGTCCAGGACAGATTAATTTGTGAGGAGGAGATGGTAGTGGCAGTAAGACTGGTTGGAGATCCTGGTATAGTAATTACAGTACCAGATGTGATTGTAGTTGCAGTGTTTGATGGAGGGCTAGTTCCCACAATGTTGATTGCTGATACCCGGTATGTGTAGGCAGTACTAGCTGCAAGACCAGAGTCAGAGTACGTTGTGGATACAGAAGCGGTATTTGCTACAATAGTAGACCATGTTATACCGCTGTCAGTAGAGCGTTCAATCTTGTATCCTGTTATTGCAGAGCCTCCGTTGTTGGAAGGTGCAGTCCAGGACAGATTAATTTGTGAGGAGGAGATGGTAGTGGCAGTAAGACTGGTTGGAGATTGTGGTATAGTAAGAGTGGAACCTGTGTCAAGCATTCCAACTTCAGTGCTCAAATAGGAAGGAACTGTGTCATATGGATTTGGTAGAACGTCATCTGTTATGTACACATATCCCACATAAGTTGAGTCAGTAGTAATGGTGCTTTGAATAGGAAGACTTCCTACTCCAAATGCAATAAGTCCAAAGTTAGATTTTGGGTAGCTTGTGTGCCAACCTGTAAGGTCCGTGAGCGCAGGCATGCCAGGATTTTCATAGATATCTAAAACATCCATTGTGCCGATATAACTGGACAATGTATCAGTTCCTGGGTTGCCTACAGTCATTGTCATGCCAAGGGATTTGGTATAACCAGATAGACTCGAATAATATGTTTCAAGGCCAGCAGTATTTGCCATCTCATCGAAAAATATGCCATTTACATGATACCAGTTGTTATACGAATTAATATCAGATTCAACAGTACTTGCACTTCTTGCACCATAGCTTGTATAGACATAACCTAAAACTTTCACTCCAGCAGCTTGGAGTTGCTGAATTCCAGAAACATAATTTGGATCACTGGATGAGCCAGGACCGCTGTTGGGATTAATTATGGCAACAATTGGTACTGATGGATGTGCGTTTTTGGCTTGTATGACTTGAGTCCAATAACTTCCAGGATAAGAATACAACGGTACCATAACTCCAGTTTGTCCTGCCGGAGGCGGTGCAGTTGCGCTTTGTGTAGTGGCAGAAGATATGTTCGATGGCATACTTGTACCGACTGAATTGATTGTAGATACCCGGTATGTGTAGGCAGTGTTTGGAGCAAGTCCTGTGTCAGAGTACGTTGTGGATGCAGAAGCAGTATTTGCTACAACAGTANNNNNNNNNNTTTAGATATTTTGTTGCCATGTGGAGCCAGGTGGGATCATATGTTGGCTGGGTGTGCACCGTGGCACCAAAACCAACTACACTTTTTGAATATTGTGGATAGTAGGTATTTGATGCAAGTGTTGACTCGCTTGGATAACCCGCAGACTCGTATATTGCAATGTGGTTAAAGAGCGGTACATCTGTCTGGCATATTGAACTGCCTGGGTTTGCCCGTATGTATGAATATCCAAGTGATCTTGCATAGTTTGACACTGTCTGGTAAAAGCTAAACTCTGAGCAAGATCCTGACACCTCATCGAACATTATGCCGTCTAGCATGTTTGGATAAAACTGGTTATACGATGATATCATGCCTTCCACGTTTGATATCGTTCTTCCTGTGCCGTATCCGGTTGGTACATAGCCTGTGACTACTGCTCCTGCGCTTTTGAGCTGTGTAATTGCAGTTGCCCATGCTGCAGAAGCAGAAGAGCCAGGGCCTGATGACGGATTTATGTTTACCATGAACGGTACATTAGGAAAAGCTTGTTTTGCTGCGAGCACCTGTGGAAGCTCGCTTAGGCTGTACAGTGGATAGTATATTCCAGTTGCATTTCCCCCAAGCCTTGCGGATAGGTCTGTTGATGTAGTACCGGATGCAAAGTTTGGCATGGTAGAAATCATGCTGAAAAATAATAGGGCTGTAACAAGCCCGACAAATATTCTAGATGATTTTACTTGCAAATCAAGTTAGAACAATCTTCTATGACATAAAAGAGGTGCGCATAACAAACATGAATTCAGATTACAGTTTCATAATTTTATTTATAGAATAATAATGAGAATATTAATCACATATTACAGACTATATATCATTAATATAAAAAACAATTAATTTCTGAAAAGAAAACTCATGTAAAGTCTTGATTGTTTTTATAATCAGACATATCTTGCAAAGAAAATGCTTGGTGCCTTCTTGAAGATTTTTTTAACATAAAGCGTAGAGCAAATAGCCAGTAATGCTGCAGATGCAACATATGATAATGTGATATATTCAAGACCAAATCTTCCCAAAATAATTCCTCCCAGACTAACTACAATAGCAGACATGATAGTCATGATTGTAAGTGGTTTTACTCTATTGAGCAACATTGCAAACATGCCATTGGCACTAAAAATTGACAGCAAAACATTTCCTATTGATGCAATGTGCAATATCAACATGCTATCATGTGACACCCCATGATAGGCAGGAATTTGCGGTACAACAAAATTGATCACCAAAGCTGCAATCACGGAGGCCAAGATGGATGCGGTAATTACTTTACGGTAGATTTTCTGTATAAATTGATATATTTTATCTATTTCCGGGACCTTGTAGATTACACTCATGTTGTTTAACTGCTTGAATATAGAAACAGTCATGACATATTGTATTACCGAGGCAGGTATCAGAACAGACAATGCCAAATCTGCACCCATGTGATATACAGAGTTGAATCCCAAGGGAAGAATTACCCCATTTACTTTTAGTGTATTATACGACCAAGAGATTACTCTGTCAGAGAACATTACAATAAAAAAAAATACACCAGACAGAAGATTAGGCAAACTTTCCCACAATTGAACACTGAATTTTGATTTTAATGTCTTGTCTGTCAGAGCACGTGGTTTGTAGAAATGCGGGGCATCCAAAGATACCTTTGACGATGGCTTGATAGACATGATTTTCAGATTATGATAAACTGCAAAGACTGTCAGTATGGCAAATGATGCTCCCAGTGCCAAAAAATACCTAAAGGTTGCATCATGAATTGATGAAGATGTCATGAAAAAAACAGAGAGTATTGTTGCAAAGGCTGCAGAGTATGCAAAAATTAGATGAGCAAGTTTCTTTAACGCAAAGATAACCATGTAGCTTATCCTGTGCAAGGATATGGTTACAGTTGCTATGGCTGATATTGTAACCAATTCAAATGGAATGTGTGTAAAAAAGCCATAACCATACAGGCCGCCAACAGCACATGTCAAGATTATAGAAGATAGTACATACTCTTTTTTGATCAGACGCTTCATCTCTCCTATGTTAGTTTGCTCATGATAGAAAGTGAAGAGTTTTGCAAAAGCCTGTACCAATCCTTCGCTTATTACCAGTCCAAGAAATACTCCCACTACCAGAGCAGTGGATATTTGCGGCGGCAGCCCCCATGCCATCCATAATGAGACGCCAGTAAGAAAGAACAGCACCAGAGTACCAATCCAAGGAAATAACAATCCTATGCTTTCTGCAACCCGGTGGCCAAGACCATCTATTGGTATCGTAAAGGTTTTGATATAGTCCTCTTTGCTTTTGCTTCTGTCCTCATAGACATCTACAAAATCATAAATATATTTTGCAAGATCAAACAAATCACTAAAACCATATTTCATCACTTGCTCTTTGTTATAACCCAGAACATCAAGTAAGACTACAACATCTGCAATATTATTGACATTTGATTCTATTTCTATTATTGATCTTGCTACCTTTTGTGCAAAGAGTCTTGATTCACTAGTAAGTTCTCTTTCTACATCATGTTCTGGTGTCATCATTTCAATTAATTCCTTGCAACAATTCGCTTTTTGTTCTAAGATATTCTACAACATCAACCAATCCTTTGTCTACAGAAACTTTTGGGGCATAGCCAATGCTTGTAATTTTATCAATTGACGCCAGACCATGCCTGATATCACCCTCCCGTTGTGGACCAAACTTGTGCACAATCTCGGTAGTTTTGGTAATGGATTTTAATACTTCAAGCAATTGAAGAATCGTGATAGATTTGCCAGT
Coding sequences within:
- a CDS encoding spherulation-specific family 4 protein, which produces TVVANTASASTTYSDTGLAPNTAYTYRVSTINSVGTSMPSNISSATTQSATAPPPAGQTGVMVPLYSYPGSYWTQVIQAKNAHPSVPIVAIINPNSGPGSSSDPNYVSGIQQLQAAGVKVLGYVYTSYGARSASTVESDINSYNNWYHVNGIFFDEMANTAGLETYYSSLSGYTKSLGMTMTVGNPGTDTLSSYIGTMDVLDIYENPGMPALTDLTGWHTSYPKSNFGLIAFGVGSLPIQSTITTDSTYVGYVYITDDVLPNPYDTVPSYLSTEVGMLDTGSTLTIPQSPTSLTATTISSSQINLSWTAPSNNGGSAITGYKIERSTDSGITWSTIVANTASVSTTYSDSGLAASTAYTYRVSAINIVGTSPPSNTATTITSGTVITIPGSPTSLTATTISSSQINLSWTAPSNNGGSAITGYKIERSTDSGITWSTIVANTASVSTTYSDTGLASNTAYTYRVSAINSVGTGSPSNTASATTSSGTTTGSIILNSVKTTSGTVSSLPYQITLSNVNAGTGTNRLLVVGVSANNNHVASVTFGGVPLTNKAASFANNDAEFWYLTNPSGTGNIVVTMAGSTSVVVGAYSFSGVDQTTPIPTSITNHNTVAGSPTISITTQYPNSWVLDLPAIYGGVTLGSPTCTQQWDTNMPSAITGASSSSVKTSAGLATCGWTASGSGDLWDDAAIEIKASG
- a CDS encoding spherulation-specific family 4 protein, translating into MQVKSSRIFVGLVTALLFFSMISTMPNFASGTTSTDLSARLGGNATGIYYPLYSLSELPQVLAAKQAFPNVPFMVNINPSSGPGSSASAAWATAITQLKSAGAVVTGYVPTGYGTGRTISNVEGMISSYNQFYPNMLDGIMFDEVSGSCSEFSFYQTVSNYARSLGYSYIRANPGSSICQTDVPLFNHIAIYESAGYPSESTLASNTYYPQYSKSVVGFGATVHTQPTYDPTWLHMATKYL
- a CDS encoding polysaccharide biosynthesis protein; translation: MMTPEHDVERELTSESRLFAQKVARSIIEIESNVNNIADVVVLLDVLGYNKEQVMKYGFSDLFDLAKYIYDFVDVYEDRSKSKEDYIKTFTIPIDGLGHRVAESIGLLFPWIGTLVLFFLTGVSLWMAWGLPPQISTALVVGVFLGLVISEGLVQAFAKLFTFYHEQTNIGEMKRLIKKEYVLSSIILTCAVGGLYGYGFFTHIPFELVTISAIATVTISLHRISYMVIFALKKLAHLIFAYSAAFATILSVFFMTSSSIHDATFRYFLALGASFAILTVFAVYHNLKIMSIKPSSKVSLDAPHFYKPRALTDKTLKSKFSVQLWESLPNLLSGVFFFIVMFSDRVISWSYNTLKVNGVILPLGFNSVYHMGADLALSVLIPASVIQYVMTVSIFKQLNNMSVIYKVPEIDKIYQFIQKIYRKVITASILASVIAALVINFVVPQIPAYHGVSHDSMLILHIASIGNVLLSIFSANGMFAMLLNRVKPLTIMTIMSAIVVSLGGIILGRFGLEYITLSYVASAALLAICSTLYVKKIFKKAPSIFFARYV